One Desulfomonile tiedjei genomic window carries:
- a CDS encoding 3-oxoacyl-ACP reductase FabG, with product MKLTGKAAVVTGSSRGVGRSVALAFAREGADVLVNYSASEGPAEQLVKEIQSLGRKSVACRADVASKADVEAMMAMAKDTFGRLDILVNNAGFTRPAMLHKMTEDEWDAVVDAHLKGTFLCVQAAFRHFKEQNYGKVINISSVAGLVGTVGQVNYSAAKGGIISLTKSFARELARYNVCANVISLGIVETDMTEKIRSDEKLKEIYMNRILLKRFAKSDDITPAFVFLASNDSDYITGQVLPVDGGYGMI from the coding sequence ATGAAACTGACCGGTAAGGCGGCGGTGGTGACCGGCAGCAGCCGAGGGGTAGGGCGGAGTGTTGCTCTGGCGTTTGCCAGAGAAGGTGCGGATGTTCTCGTCAATTACTCGGCGAGTGAGGGACCGGCGGAACAACTCGTGAAAGAGATCCAGTCCCTCGGAAGAAAGTCCGTGGCTTGCCGAGCCGACGTGGCTTCCAAGGCCGACGTGGAAGCTATGATGGCAATGGCTAAAGACACCTTTGGCCGTTTGGACATCCTCGTGAACAACGCAGGTTTTACGCGGCCCGCTATGCTTCACAAAATGACTGAAGACGAATGGGACGCTGTTGTCGACGCGCACCTCAAGGGGACTTTCTTGTGTGTGCAGGCAGCCTTCCGGCACTTCAAGGAACAGAATTACGGGAAGGTAATTAACATTAGTTCGGTAGCCGGGCTGGTAGGCACCGTAGGTCAGGTGAACTACTCCGCGGCAAAAGGGGGGATCATAAGCCTCACCAAAAGCTTTGCCCGAGAACTGGCCCGATATAACGTCTGCGCGAATGTCATCTCCCTGGGAATAGTCGAAACCGATATGACGGAAAAGATTCGTTCGGACGAAAAGCTCAAGGAAATATATATGAATCGCATCCTGTTGAAGAGGTTCGCAAAATCCGACGACATCACTCCCGCGTTCGTATTCTTAGCTTCCAACGATTCAGACTACATAACGGGACAGGTTTTGCCGGTGGATGGAGGGTACGGCATGATATAA